CCCTTATGACCTTCTTTACGTTCGGCCTCTCCTTATAGAAGATCTTGCTGCCGCAATTCTCGCATTGCATACCGACAGCATTGACATTATTGGAGCGGATGGGCTTGTTGCAACTTCCGCACTTATAGGTCGTCCTTCACCCCTCCCTTGGTGGTCTCCTTATCATTCACCTCAAGCTCCTTGGAGGTGATGCTCTTTATGGTCGGCGCATAGGAGCCCGCAGCGAACTTGGTATCGCAATGTCTACACTCCCAGATCCCAGAGGCCTTCCGTTTCACAGAGGAGTGGTGACAGGTCGGGCACTCGAATTTCGACCTTTCTATCTTCTCGATGTCCCTTGTGAGCTTGCGGACCACCACGCCGTATCTGGCGCCCATTCTTCCGGCGCTTCCCATTTTCTCTGTACCTTTTGCCATCGTAATCACCCTAGCAATTGTCTGATGTCCTTGCTCAATCTCTGCGCATTCTCAATGACGTTCTTGACCTGGTCGATCGTGAGAGCGCCCTTAAGGCCCTTCTGCATGGCCCTGAGGTCTCCGTTCTCGTCAGTGGTCACGGTCAGGCGAGCAGCGGCCACTTTTTCTTCGTCGAGAGTCGGATCGAATAATATAGAGTTTTCTATCTGCACGGCCGTGCACGAGACCGGGAGGGATCGCAAAGGCATCATGAAGTCCTCACCTTTGCCATTCGCCTTGGCGGGGACCTTTGCCGTCTTCAAGGCCGCGACCGCTCCCAAGAAGCATGCGTCGAAGAGGTTACCATCATAGTCTAATACATAGATATCGACGAAGTTCATCCAGACCTCTTTTCCTGGTTCGATGCATAGTTTCTCAAGGTCGATCATCTGGCTTTCTCTGATCCCCCTATCCACGACACGCGCCAGCTCGATCGAGTTCTCGTCCGGCGGCCCTGCCTCGAAGGAAGGCGAGGCCATGGGTATGAGCTCAGCATTCGTGGAGAGCACGCCTTTGTTAGGGGTGTCCTCGAACGGTGTTCCGATCAACATCTTCACACCGACAAGGACATCAGTGTTGCCCAGGTGGACCCTGGCACTGCCCTCTGCAGACTCAACGTAGTTCGTCTCGATCGTGATAGGCCTGAACTCGTCCCAGGCACGACCGTCCACACGTTTACCCTTCGAAAGGAGCTTGTGGATGTGGTCTCTTTTTATCTCTGATACTACTGCACGCGCCATGTTCCTCAGGCCTCCTGGTCAGGACCGGCGACGGCCTGTTCCTGCTGGTCAGGCTCTGACGCCTCTACAATATACCTGCGGCGCAGAGCGTCTTTCTGAAGTTCGTATATCTCCTTGCATGCTTTAGTGCCCAGTTCCAAGGCATAGTTGAACTCATCATAAGTCATGTGACCGTCCATCTGCATGAGCACGATCTCCCCTGTTCTGGGGATCATTGCTATCGGAAGGTCTGCCTGGCCAAAGTTGTCCTCCTCTTTGTTGAGGTCGAGCACTATCTGGTCGTTGACCTTGCCCACGGCTATAGCTGGTACCAGGTCCTTCATCGGTATACCCGCGTCCGCAAGTGCCACCGAAGCTGCCGTCAGACCTGCGCATCTCGTTCCAGCGTTCGCCTGCAAGACCTCGATGAAGACATCGATCGAGGTGCGGGGATAGTTCTCGGTGAAGACGACATGCTCCATCGCCTCGGATATTATCTTGGATATCTCAACAGACCTCCTGTCAGGCCCTGGGCGCTTCCTATCGTCCACTGAGAAGGATATCATGTTGTATTTCACCTGTACGATCGCCTTCGCCGGGTTCTGCATGTGCCTAGGGTGACACTCCCTCGGT
This genomic window from Methanomassiliicoccales archaeon contains:
- a CDS encoding DNA-directed RNA polymerase subunit P, with amino-acid sequence MRSNNVNAVGMQCENCGSKIFYKERPNVKKVIRGR
- a CDS encoding 50S ribosomal protein L37ae gives rise to the protein MAKGTEKMGSAGRMGARYGVVVRKLTRDIEKIERSKFECPTCHHSSVKRKASGIWECRHCDTKFAAGSYAPTIKSITSKELEVNDKETTKGGVKDDL
- a CDS encoding exosome complex protein Rrp42; amino-acid sequence: MARAVVSEIKRDHIHKLLSKGKRVDGRAWDEFRPITIETNYVESAEGSARVHLGNTDVLVGVKMLIGTPFEDTPNKGVLSTNAELIPMASPSFEAGPPDENSIELARVVDRGIRESQMIDLEKLCIEPGKEVWMNFVDIYVLDYDGNLFDACFLGAVAALKTAKVPAKANGKGEDFMMPLRSLPVSCTAVQIENSILFDPTLDEEKVAAARLTVTTDENGDLRAMQKGLKGALTIDQVKNVIENAQRLSKDIRQLLG
- a CDS encoding exosome complex exonuclease Rrp41, yielding MGGNSNVKLIDENGIRIDGRRADELRPIKIEAGVLKNADGSAYVEIGKNKVLAAVYGPRECHPRHMQNPAKAIVQVKYNMISFSVDDRKRPGPDRRSVEISKIISEAMEHVVFTENYPRTSIDVFIEVLQANAGTRCAGLTAASVALADAGIPMKDLVPAIAVGKVNDQIVLDLNKEEDNFGQADLPIAMIPRTGEIVLMQMDGHMTYDEFNYALELGTKACKEIYELQKDALRRRYIVEASEPDQQEQAVAGPDQEA